A region of the Stieleria neptunia genome:
CTTCCTCGCAAGGGCTGGCCGTTTGCGAGACGCCGTCGTTTGGTGGGCCGATGAACAGGACGGGCTCGCCCCCGTTCGGTCCCCGTCCTGCAACACTCGGCCGTCACATGATGCCCGACTGGGGTAAGCTATTGCAGACCGATGCGGATCCAAAGCTTGTCGTTTTCTCGTTCGTTTGGTCCAATCGAGTTTTGTCGATCGATGTTCGTCGCTGGGGATAAAACCTTGAATCTGAAACGCTGGTTCGCACTCATTTCGATCGTCGCGGTCGTCGCCTGGTTTGGCTACGATGCGATGCAAAAGAAACGCGACGATGCCCTGGTCCGTGATCTGATGGACGCGCGGCAACAGCAGAGTGACAACGAAACGAAAGCGCCGGCTCGCTCTGAACCGCCCAGCAACATGGTGGTCAACCGGATTCCCGGAAACAATTGGTTTGTCGGCAAATTCGAGGACGGCGGCGGCGTCGAAATCCCGTTTCGTCCCGGGGACGCTCCGGAGAAGAGCGTGGACCTCACTCCCGTGCATGACAATCCGGGATTTGTCGGCCCCGAACAGTGCCAGGAATGCCACCGAGAAAAGTACCAGTCGTTCCTCGCAACGGCGCACTACAAAACAAGCCGGCCGGTCAACGAGACGACGATCGACGGAAGCTTCGAACCCGGCTCCAACACGTTCCAGACCTCCGACCCCAACGTGTCCTTTGAAATGATTCGCAAAGACGATGAGTTTCTGCAACGCGTCCATTTTTATAACTGGAGCTTTGAGGTCCCGATGGAAATCATCATGGGATCGTCCAAAATGGCTCAGACCTATTTGTATTGGCACAAAGACGGTCTCTATCAACACAACGTCACGCACATCACCGATGGCAACCAGTGGATCAACAGCCCCGGATACATCGACGGCGATGCTGCCTATGCCCGACCGATCCCGCAACGCTGCATGGAATGCCACCTGACGTATTTTGATTTCCGCGGCGAAAAGAATCACTACACCCCGGGAACATTGATTCTGGGCGTGACCTGCGAACGTTGCCACGGCCCGGCAAAGGGGCATGTGGAGTTTCACCGCGAAAACCAAAACGCTACCAAAGCGGTCGGGATCACCAATCCGGCCGACCTGGACCGCCAGGTTCAAATGCAAATCTGCGGGCAATGCCACGGAGGGTCGAGGGAACTCAAAGGCAACGCATTGAGTTTTCGACCCGGCGATCGCCTGGAAGACCACTACCATCCCCCGGACGATGAACTCGACGCAAAAAACAGCGTTCACACCAGCAATCAATTGAATCGTCTGTCACAAAGCCCCTGCTTTCTGCAATCGCAGATGACCTGTATCGATTGCCATGACCCACACCACAGCGAGCGTGGGGATCGAAAACTGTTTTCCAGCCGCTGCATGACCTGCCACGAAAACGAAAGTGATTGCGGCTTCTTTCCCCAGCAAGGCGTCGATTTTGCCGAGAACTGCGTCGACTGTCACATGCCGCAACGCCCGACCGAAAACCTGCGTCTGAAGAGCATCGAGGGCGATGTCTTTCCGCCGCTTCGTGATCACTACATTCGCGTCGATGAAACGGCGACCATGCGGTTCATGAGCAGCTTGAGCAACGGAGACTGAGGAATCGCTGCGAGCGTCAGTCAGGGGGCATCGAGGGCCGCTTGAACGGCTTCGCGAATTTCCGGAGCATAGCCCGATACCCAAACGGCCCGACCCGCGGCGTTGAGATGGCAATGGTCATCAAAAAGTGTTTCGCCGGGGATTCCGTGTGGTTCCTGGTTGGCGACCATGGCTTCGACATCAACGATGGGAAGTAAAAATTCGTCGGCCAGTTCTCTCAAAATGTTGTTTTCCAAATCGCTGCACTGATGCCGCCCTGCTGTTTCGGCCAAAATCTGCTTGGCCAGGCGCATCCCTTCTTCCGCCGAGCCCGCCTTCCACAAAGCATACACCTGCTCGTATCGCAGCGCCGCATCACGGGGCAGGTAGGGGCGAAGCAAATTGGACGACACCGTTCCCATGATGACGGGAACCTGCTGATTCCGTGCCGTCGTCAGAATCAATCTCAGATTGTGCCTGTAGCTCTGCATGCGATCCTGTACGTCTTGAGCGCCGAACTCGTACGACCAAGCGCGGGCAAAGTTGGAATCGCTGACCGGTTCTTCTCGCGACAGCAGCCGTTGATTGTGCTCTTTCTCCAATCGACTGAGCTCATAGTCGGCCTTGCGATCACGAATGAACCGAATGATCGCTGAATGGCTAATCGTTCGCTCGAAACCTAGCTGCTCGAGCCCCGAAAGTGAGAGCTGTTCGATCTCCTCAAATTCATTGTGCCCGCTGTACAGGAGGATCAGGTCGGGGGCGTACTCGAGCATCTCGCGCATGACCAAGACCAGCCGATGGCTTCCGTACGCCAAGCCACCACAATTGATGATTTCGACCTGGTCAAACGGATCGAATTCAGCACTCAAGTCACGCTCAAGCTTCCTGAATTCCGGCTCCAATTGATTCACCGAGGAACCGCCCAGCGCCACGATCCGAAATACATCCGCCGGTTTTTCACGGAGGAACCGTTGTCGCACAAAACTGACCCGTTTGGCTGGGTCCGTTTCCATGTATCCCGGATGGAGCGACGATGCGACAAAGATCCGGCTGTCGTCGTTGAAGCCAAGTCCGAAATCGACATGACGTGGAGGCCAAACGATCTCCATCGCTCGGAAGCCGACTTCGGCAAGACAAAAAAATGCCAATGTGACGCCGACGCCAAACGTGATCCGTTTTTTCAGGCTCAGCCTGACTCTGTTCTGATTCATGATTTAGCCAGCGCATGACAGGCTCGAAGCCTTTCCCACGGCGATGCATCCGATACTGAACTTTCGCTCGATTGAGACACGATCGCCAAAAAAGAAACCTCGCCCGCGGAGCGCGGACGAGGTTTCGATGATCAATCGGTTGCTTTCACCTTATTGATTTAGCTGTTCCTCGATGGTTTCGCTCGAGTCACGTGTGCCAAGAGCACCCCACAAACCGTAGTTGCTCTCGGTACCAGGGATCGACGAGATGGGGAACAAACACCCGCTACGCTGGACACAGACCGTTGGCAGCTCGGGATCACCACCGTCGACACTATCGGTCATGAAGATCACCGCACCGTCACCCATCAACACGTGAGCTCCACCGGTATGGCGACTCCCCACCGTTGAGATCACACCGGGATGGTTCCCGTCGTTGTTGGCGTGAACGCAGTTGGGGTTGTTAGGCGGAAGGATGGTGTGGATCGCGGTGTAGTATGCCCGACAATCCGCCCAGCGAGCGTGCTTCGCCTGAGACAACGATGCGCTAACCGTTGCAGTGTCATCGTAAAACTGAGGGCGTTCCGGATCAATGTGAGCACCCGTTTTGCAGCGAGCCGGAATCAAGATGGACGCGCTCGGGTCGGCCATGGCCGAGATGTTTCGGACGAAGTCCGCTTTGACCTCACGCTTGCCGCCCGACGTCACCACTTCACCGGCAGCGATGGTGTTGGAGAGTCCATCCAAAACGTCGCGGAACTTCATCTCATTGCGATTCCAAAAGAATCCACGCTGTGCCGCTCGCGAACGTTCAACGGACCAGTTCTCGTCTCGGTTGTTGAAGTTACCGAAGAATCCATAGTCATTAACACCGCCATTGTGCGATTGGTCCACCGCGTCGCCGAGATTACAGGCGTAGTTCGTCCGCGCAAGTTGGCCGGGGCCGAGCGCTTTTGCGGGGTCGCTCGGGCAACGGAATGCCGGAACCTGGGTCACCCAAGGAACGTAGCGCGTTTCCCAGGGGCAGGGTCCCATCGCAAACCAAACACCGCCGGTCGCTTGCACGCTCTGGCCGGGAGTCGCTTGGGTGCTGGGGTTCGAGATCTGATCCCACAACGCTTGCTGCTCCATGTAGGGAAGGATGGGAACCAACCAGCTGAGGAAAAGTCGGTTGCAGTCTTGCGTTCCGTTGGGAGTGGACGGAGTCCGCGCCGTACCCGTTCCGTTCGTAGGAATCTGCTTGAATGCCGTGTGGTAGTTGTGAATCGCAAGCCCGATCTGCTTGAAATTGTTGCTACACGACATGCGCCGTGCAGCCTCGCGGGCTGCCTGAACGGCCGGCAATAACAAGCCGACAAGAATGCCGATGATGGCGATGACGACCAACAGCTCCACCAGTGTGAAACCCGGTCGCGAAGAACGAGATCTTTGCATGCTAGACTCCGAAAATTGAAATAGAGATAGAGATAGAATTGAAATCAGAAATTCCCTGATAAGGGCCGTTCAGAATAACCGTGAACCGGATTACTGCGAGGGAGCAACCCGAAAAATTCCCGATTTTCGCCCGGTCTGACACGCCCCCGTGGGTGGGGCCAATGTCGGCCGCAATGAGGGCGGTGAACTAAGTTTCACGTCACCTTCTATGGCCCTCGTGTGTGAGCGGAACGGCACAAACCATCCGGTCACGTTTTGAAACACCGTGAAAGACCAGAGGACTCGCGCCTTACTGCAAAAAATCACTAAAAGGTGTAAAAAAAACGACGCGAGCCGTCCGGTCGCGCTTCAAAACACCATGAAAAACCGGAGGGCTTGCGCCCTACCGCTAACCAGGGAAACGAACAGGTGCTAGCGGATTCGACTCAATGCTTCCGCAGCGCGTGCATCAGGCGGGGTTTCTGCCAAGGCTCGTTGGTACTGCTCGATCGCTCGCTGTCGCTGACCGGAATACTCGAGTGCTTCGCCGAGCTGGAAATGGACCCCCAGAAGGCGCGGGTCAAGGGCCAGCGCAGTTTGAAAACATTGTGCCGCGAGATCCGGCTGGCGATTCAACATGTACGCCCGGCCAAGATTGACGTACCCCTCTGCCATTTCCGGAAACCCGTCAATCGCCTTTTGCAGCAACTGGATCCCGGCCGGCAAATTGCCCGCCTTGCAGGCCGAAATCCCCATGTTCATGTAACAACTGGCGTGCAGGGAGCGTTCTTCATGGACGCGAATGTTGCAAAAGACGCCTGAGACCAACAGGACCGCGACAACGGGGATCGATCGCCATCTTCGTTCCCTGACGCGCACGAACAGGTCGACCGCCCCGGCGGCCGCAAACGGAATGAACAGGATGGCGACCGGGTTGCGATAGCGACCCAAGATAAAGAACCCCACAACGGCTGCGATCATCGTCAGCAAGAGCAGGTAGTACAGCCACAGTTTTCGCCACTCCCGCCGAGTCGCGACCAGCCCCCAGATCCCCAGCGGGCAAAGCGTGCCGAAGTGCCAGATTCGGCTCAGTTTCAACGGCGCGGAGTACTCGCGAAAGATGTACATGCTTTCGACGTCGGGAACTTCATAGCGATTGAACACCATGAACGTCTTCGCGACCATCAACTGCAGCCAGCGACCGGGGGCCTGCCGAATGTCTTCCCAGGCTCGTGACATCCAAAATTGAGAGACTTCGCGGGCGGACAGTTCATGGCCGACCGCTTGTTCGGCCAGACGCTCGGCGTCCGCACGCTCGTACATCGGTGTCCCGCGACCGGGAACCAAGGGCACGTAGATTCCGTTCGCCTCGATGTTGTTGCCGATGTAGAAATTGGGCCCCGCCTGAAAGGTTGTCGGCGACCACTCGCCTCCCAGGGAAGCATTTCGAGCCGCGACGGGTAGCAAAATCAAGGCAAGGCCGCCCGCGTAACAACCGACCAGTTTCCATCGGTGCCGATGCGTTTCGCGTCTCCCCAATACAATCCAAGCCGGGATCAACGGGGTCCACAGCAACGCATTCTCTCGCGCCAGCACCAACAGGCCGAGTGAGATTCCAGCCAAAACCGCGTACCACCAACGCTGCTCGCTTTGAAGATAAACGCAGGCTGCGATCAAGGCGCACAACAGAAACGTCGCCAAGGCGGCTTTTTGAATGATGCCGTCATAGTAAATGGCTGGCGGATAGGCGGCCAACATCAGCGCCGAAACCAGCCCGACGCGCTCCGAGAACAACTTACGACCCGCCAGACCGATCAAGGCCACGCCGGCAACACCCAGCATCATCTGAACCAGTCGGACCAGAGTGATGCTGGGACCGAAGATCGAGATCAGAACCGCCAGGAAATAGGGATACAGCGGGGCCTGGTAAAAGGTCTCGGTGCCATACCAATCGCCATCACTGATTTTGACCGCCCAGTCGACGTACCCTTTGGCGTCTCCCAGCAATTGAACCAGCGTCGGGACTTCAAATGTCTGCAACACGTGCAGCAAACGCAGAAAAAAAGCGAGCCCACAGAGGCTCGCCAGGAGGATCGCAAAGGAGGGACGGTTTTCAACCGTCGCATCCCCAGAGGTCGTCTTTGCAGTCGCAATCTTTGCAGTCGTAGGCGCTCGACGGGCGGTGTGCGATTGATTTCCGCGTCTAGCCATCTAAAAACGCCATACGATTCACGAAGCCATCAGCAATCGAGGGCTATTGCGTGATTTGATCGGCTTCTTCCATTTGCTTTTCGTAATCTTCCATCTCTTGATTGATTTCAGCTTCTGACCGGGTGTCTTCGATGACCTCGTTTCCAGAACCACCGCAGCCGACGGCAGAGAAAGAAAGGACAGAAAGGCTGAAGGCAAACAAGGCTGAGTAAACCAAGCGTGACATTGCGATTGCTCGTTCGTGAAAGAGGGGGGCAAACTTTAGGAAGGCTATTATTCTTCTCCGAATTGCCCCGTCCCGCAAGTAGCCCCGCGTCAATTTGCGCCTGAAACGGCCCCCCCACTCTTCTGGTGATTCTGAAACGCCGGTTTCTGAAATCCGGATCGAACAAGAAAAATGCAAGATGATGGTGCTGGAAGATGATGGTGCCACCCACCACGCGACGTTGGCGTGCCCGTTCGTTGATGATCGCTCGGGACATCAACTGCATGACTGACGCACTTCTCGTTCCACCGCGGCAGCGGTTTCACGCCAGCGGCGTGCCACATCAAAGCTTGAGGGCCGCGCAAGCGCAGCCCAAGTTCACGCTGTCGAGCATCAGTTAAACTGGGGCAGCGATCGGAAATCTCAGCGACGGCTGGGACGACAACAAAAACAAGACCAGTGAGAGTATCACCGCAGCGATGATCGGCAAGGATTCGCTCATGGGAACAAGCGGCTACGACGACGTCTACGCCAGCTACATCGACGAACCCGTCGTCCGTGACGGCACCGGCGGACTGCGTTACTACCATCACACCCAACAGTACAGTGTCAACGCACTGACCGATTCGAGCGGGGCGATCAAGGAACGGTACACGCATGATGCGTATGGTGGGTTGTCGATCTTCGATGGAAGCGGCACGGCGCGTACGACGACGGCCGAAGGAAACCGGTATTCATACACAGGTCGTGAGTGGGATGAGGAGCTTGGGCTCTATCACTTCCGCGTTAGAATGTACGATGCCATGGTCGGTCGGTCGGTTTTTGAGGCGTGATCCGATTCATTACGAGGATGTTTTTTCACTTTATGTGTCGTACTTGGGGAACCAGCGATTGGATCCTTTTGGGACACGTACATTCGAGGACGACCCTCGCGAGCCGTATTTTCCGCCACGAACTCGTCCAAGAAGGCCCCGTACGACCGGGCAGGAAATCGCCGACCAGATGCGAAGCGATCTGCTGGAATTTTGCGATAGTTGCACCTGTAGTGCAGACTGCGATTATCAAGAGTGTCGGAATAGTGTCTTTCGCGCATTGGAGGCGATTAGGCACACATATGACCACAATAGCAATCCCCCGTCTTCACGTTGCCGTGGGATCAACGAGTGGACGGCCATTTTTGCTACGCATGGGCATGGGGTTTTTATCTCGCATTGGGGGCAGCGATGTCCAGCGATTGTTTCGAGGTGAAAGTCGAGGAGGCCTCTGTATATTCTAACAACCCATTTATGCACGGAAAGATTCATCAGTGGGTCAGAATCACTTCGAAGTGCGAGAGTGGACAAGAGGTATTTATTGACGATGGATTTTACCATTTAGGAGAGTACTGCCATGAGTCTCGGCCTTGTGGCGTCGATGGCGGAGGCGACGCTGGTTGCGCAAATTATCCCGGCGTATATGTCTATCACTTGGGTGGGCGCCATCGAGCGCCCCCATGGTCTTTTCCTATTGTTCCGCGAGAAGATGGAGAGTCGTGTGAACCTGTCCAGCCTTACGGTCCAGATGGAAACCCGGTACCGATTCCCGACTCGGATCCATGGCAGCCCACACGCCCTTCTTTCTAAAATGGAAAACCCCTATCAATCTGTTCGAGAATCATCAAACGTCAATACACAAGGGATACCGAGGTTTGGCAGATTGCTCTTTTCCGTTGTTGGGATGATCGTTGGAAGCTTGTTGGGACTAACGCTCTTGGGCTGGATTTGTGCGCTAGAGCAGTTTCCGCTGTACACACTTCGACGGTTTGTGACCGGCCAGAAACACCCGATGGATATCGCAACTCATCCATTGGATTTTTACACCCTGGTTATTTCGACTACGCTATTTGTTGTCGGCGGTGCCGTTTCACCGCTGTCAATCGCATATATATACAGAAAAAAGCGAGAAATGGGGAAGAGGGGATTTATACGCGACATCAACTGCGATCGGACCTGAATCTCTGTCGGCGGACGATTGACGTGACCACAGATAAATCAAAGGGGACGGATAAATCAAAGGGGACGGGGGTTGGATCCCGCAAATGCAGCGGCGGACGATTGATGTGATCGCAGGACCGAGTCGACTTCCGCCGCAATGGGAGGCAGCTTGGTCTTGCCACAAGACCGACCGCGCCCCCGAACGCACAGCGAACGCCGAAGGCACGGCGGGTAGGATGCCCGCCGATTGAAACCCGTCGGTGACAGGATGTCCGTCG
Encoded here:
- a CDS encoding multiheme c-type cytochrome: MNLKRWFALISIVAVVAWFGYDAMQKKRDDALVRDLMDARQQQSDNETKAPARSEPPSNMVVNRIPGNNWFVGKFEDGGGVEIPFRPGDAPEKSVDLTPVHDNPGFVGPEQCQECHREKYQSFLATAHYKTSRPVNETTIDGSFEPGSNTFQTSDPNVSFEMIRKDDEFLQRVHFYNWSFEVPMEIIMGSSKMAQTYLYWHKDGLYQHNVTHITDGNQWINSPGYIDGDAAYARPIPQRCMECHLTYFDFRGEKNHYTPGTLILGVTCERCHGPAKGHVEFHRENQNATKAVGITNPADLDRQVQMQICGQCHGGSRELKGNALSFRPGDRLEDHYHPPDDELDAKNSVHTSNQLNRLSQSPCFLQSQMTCIDCHDPHHSERGDRKLFSSRCMTCHENESDCGFFPQQGVDFAENCVDCHMPQRPTENLRLKSIEGDVFPPLRDHYIRVDETATMRFMSSLSNGD
- a CDS encoding SGNH/GDSL hydrolase family protein, which encodes MNQNRVRLSLKKRITFGVGVTLAFFCLAEVGFRAMEIVWPPRHVDFGLGFNDDSRIFVASSLHPGYMETDPAKRVSFVRQRFLREKPADVFRIVALGGSSVNQLEPEFRKLERDLSAEFDPFDQVEIINCGGLAYGSHRLVLVMREMLEYAPDLILLYSGHNEFEEIEQLSLSGLEQLGFERTISHSAIIRFIRDRKADYELSRLEKEHNQRLLSREEPVSDSNFARAWSYEFGAQDVQDRMQSYRHNLRLILTTARNQQVPVIMGTVSSNLLRPYLPRDAALRYEQVYALWKAGSAEEGMRLAKQILAETAGRHQCSDLENNILRELADEFLLPIVDVEAMVANQEPHGIPGETLFDDHCHLNAAGRAVWVSGYAPEIREAVQAALDAP
- a CDS encoding DUF1559 domain-containing protein — translated: MQRSRSSRPGFTLVELLVVIAIIGILVGLLLPAVQAAREAARRMSCSNNFKQIGLAIHNYHTAFKQIPTNGTGTARTPSTPNGTQDCNRLFLSWLVPILPYMEQQALWDQISNPSTQATPGQSVQATGGVWFAMGPCPWETRYVPWVTQVPAFRCPSDPAKALGPGQLARTNYACNLGDAVDQSHNGGVNDYGFFGNFNNRDENWSVERSRAAQRGFFWNRNEMKFRDVLDGLSNTIAAGEVVTSGGKREVKADFVRNISAMADPSASILIPARCKTGAHIDPERPQFYDDTATVSASLSQAKHARWADCRAYYTAIHTILPPNNPNCVHANNDGNHPGVISTVGSRHTGGAHVLMGDGAVIFMTDSVDGGDPELPTVCVQRSGCLFPISSIPGTESNYGLWGALGTRDSSETIEEQLNQ
- a CDS encoding ArnT family glycosyltransferase, giving the protein MLQTFEVPTLVQLLGDAKGYVDWAVKISDGDWYGTETFYQAPLYPYFLAVLISIFGPSITLVRLVQMMLGVAGVALIGLAGRKLFSERVGLVSALMLAAYPPAIYYDGIIQKAALATFLLCALIAACVYLQSEQRWWYAVLAGISLGLLVLARENALLWTPLIPAWIVLGRRETHRHRWKLVGCYAGGLALILLPVAARNASLGGEWSPTTFQAGPNFYIGNNIEANGIYVPLVPGRGTPMYERADAERLAEQAVGHELSAREVSQFWMSRAWEDIRQAPGRWLQLMVAKTFMVFNRYEVPDVESMYIFREYSAPLKLSRIWHFGTLCPLGIWGLVATRREWRKLWLYYLLLLTMIAAVVGFFILGRYRNPVAILFIPFAAAGAVDLFVRVRERRWRSIPVVAVLLVSGVFCNIRVHEERSLHASCYMNMGISACKAGNLPAGIQLLQKAIDGFPEMAEGYVNLGRAYMLNRQPDLAAQCFQTALALDPRLLGVHFQLGEALEYSGQRQRAIEQYQRALAETPPDARAAEALSRIR
- a CDS encoding RHS repeat-associated core domain-containing protein, yielding MGTSGYDDVYASYIDEPVVRDGTGGLRYYHHTQQYSVNALTDSSGAIKERYTHDAYGGLSIFDGSGTARTTTAEGNRYSYTGREWDEELGLYHFRVRMYDAMVGRSVFEA